The genomic segment CCTGCCATCTGAGTGCGGGTAAAGGGCCTGGATCCTTGCCACCGTGAGTTACTGATACAATGATGGCAAGAAAATCCTCGCAGCGCCGCATTGCCACTAGTCGGACCGGATTCATTAGGTGGCTGGAATGCGACTATACCCTTTTAGAATTCGCGGAGTGACGAAATCAGGTGAGAGACCCCGGGGTGGCCGGCGAGAAAATTTTAGTCATGGATATGGAGCAACCCGCGCGTAGGGAGCTTCGTGAACTCCTTGAGCAGCGGGGATTCCATCCCACGGAGGCCTCGACCGGCAAGGAGGCCCTCAGGAGGCTCCAGGAGGGAGACTACGCGGTTGTCCTTGTTAACCCGAATATGCCAGGAGGGTTCACCGTGGAGGAGATGGTGGACCAAATGATTCAACTCAAGCCGGAGCAGTCCATCATTGTGACGGCTTCTCCGGGGAGTGACGAGGCCACCGCCGCCATGGGACGGGGGGCGTATAGTGCCGTCCGCAAGCCGATTCAACCGGTGGAGCTCGAGATCGCCGTGCGGAACGCCGTGGAGCGATATCACTTGCTCCAAGCGAATGCGCGTCTCCGCGAGGAGAACCTTCAAGATGACCTGACCGGTGTGCTGAATCGCCGCGGGATGGATCAGTATCTGGAAGAGGAGATAGAACGGTCCCGACGGTACAAGCACCCCTTCTCAGTCCTCTTCTTCGACCTCGATCAATTGAAGGCGGTCAACGACCAGTATGGCCATCTGTCAGGGAGTAGAGTCCTGATCGAGGTGGTCGGCGTCATCAGGACCAAACTTCGACGGATAGACAAGATCTTCCGGTTCGGGGGGGATGAATTTACGGTCACGCTGCCCGAGACCGATCAAAAAGGGGCGGTCGGGACCGGGCACCGTCTTCGCGAGGCGATCCGGAGCCATCGGTTCCGACCGGTGGAGGGGGCGGAGGTTTCGCTTACCGCTAGCTTTGGCGTTGCCACGTATCCCGAGGACGGGACAAATGGGGAAGCCCTCCTGCGCCATGCCGACGAGGCCATGTACCTCATCAAGACTGGGTCGAGAGACGGGGTCGGGGTCAAAGAGAGGCCATGAAGCGCCTGAGCATCCTGGGCTCAACCGGCTCCATTGGCGTACAGGCCCTGGAAGTGGTTCGGGCCCATCCCGATGCCTTTCAGGTGGTGGCGTTGGCGGCTGGGCGGCGGCTCGACCTTTTGGCCGAGCAGGTTCGAGAGTTTCGGCCGCAAGTGGTTTCGGTTGGGAAGCCTGAAGGAGCGCAGGAACTCAAGGAGTGCCTCCGTGGCGTTCCGGTAAAGATTTGTTTCGGAGAG from the Candidatus Methylomirabilota bacterium genome contains:
- a CDS encoding diguanylate cyclase, which gives rise to MAGEKILVMDMEQPARRELRELLEQRGFHPTEASTGKEALRRLQEGDYAVVLVNPNMPGGFTVEEMVDQMIQLKPEQSIIVTASPGSDEATAAMGRGAYSAVRKPIQPVELEIAVRNAVERYHLLQANARLREENLQDDLTGVLNRRGMDQYLEEEIERSRRYKHPFSVLFFDLDQLKAVNDQYGHLSGSRVLIEVVGVIRTKLRRIDKIFRFGGDEFTVTLPETDQKGAVGTGHRLREAIRSHRFRPVEGAEVSLTASFGVATYPEDGTNGEALLRHADEAMYLIKTGSRDGVGVKERP